In Toxoplasma gondii ME49 chromosome VIII, whole genome shotgun sequence, a single genomic region encodes these proteins:
- a CDS encoding hypothetical protein (encoded by transcript TGME49_273550~Predicted trans-membrane domain (TMHMM2.0):150-173) produces the protein MHCQLGGQARALIFLMLESCRNSWHVSPWSSVPFLPSPCLFFSFSALPFPHPLSQFIACRGSSATWLLPVSSGTLVLRYALAASPPRGTMRPSTNPRIAEGGRPWLIHATQPGPQTASVLSLFPAVNAGFFSACRRRRGGRPPCLLNHRRLLLGLVSVLTVFLSCLPFTTATVSPAALQDVCYAFGNISRKLSSFLVPSRVTCPRGATLLSGVEAQDSLEHPEIPDFRFLVYDVKNGEGFHLQKEVIYRVALVISLLNARAAQQGRMTDVHTAEKAREDRGHPQASHMLCASSSFSHACSARSTFPFFPMWVLVLPPWCRLAHWHFSEETITAMAENSWLKHVRWGTFFDFQDLGERLPVMEYEDFLTYQLMRPDPWGERRQRKEKQTTPVELDVVLSVRFSSTPSSRSLPFCACLSSRASEIADEQAQTDDVCCNVNDLPGCPQIHAALTPEERQRAPAQRGGDPREEIDEQTGEFNEGHNPSGDGEREKRKPGRRSDTSRSRKEIQEEAKVSDTWSGVSLWLAGFCETVRALEMWCASLYIADAPRIADLLWRSVAERPPGAIQTVWLKFGENLLVPWPDVLLDAHLLDMLHVHPKLRQIGDLFINKFLSNRDKTEAGKGERASTEGGTERDENLAKHGYIAAHLRRTDFLYLKRSVPLQRAAAYLVSRMKEHGVFKAFICTDGSEDEKRELRDAVRRVGDAASSSPYTVVFFDLPTVRRLMIKTLEASSHVSDDGSFHDLKAVETPGYSGPNHISLLLHPGITALIEVWIAARAAYFIGTKDSRFSQAIRWERHLMGHPLESSLEVFCVDSSPDQTGGQAQGKCFATKSHDPPEGRSRSELRRKYWPSLDPSSTL, from the exons ATGCATTGTCAACTAGGGGGCCAAGCACGTGCTCTCATTTTTTTGATGTTGGAGAGCTGCCGCAATTCTTGGCATGTGTCACCGTGGTCTTCGGTCCCCTTTCTGCCGAGTccctgtctttttttttcgttttctgccttgCCTTTCCCGCATCCGTTGTCTCAGTTCATCGCGTGTCGGGGCTCTTCAGCAACTTGGTTGCTCCCTGTTTCTTCGGGTACCCTCGTCTTACGCTATGCCCTGGCTGCCAGTCCACCACGCGGCACCATGCGTCCGAGCACGAATCCACGCATTGCCGAGGGAGGCAGACCTTGGTTGATCCATGCCACTCAGCCGGGCCCGCAGACAGCTTCTGTGCTGTCGTTATTTCCAGCAGTTAACGCGGGTTttttcagtgcatgcaggcggcGCCGTGGTGGCCGGCCGCCTTGTCTGCTCAACCACCGTCGCTTGCTGTTAGGCCTCGTCTCAGTTCTtaccgtcttcctctcgtgtCTCCCATTCACCACCGCAACAGTGTCGCCAGCAGCACTTCAGGATGTCTGCTACGCCTTCGGAAATATTAGCAGGAAACTGAGCAGCTTCTTGGTTCCATCCCGCGTTACGTGTCCTC GCGGCGCCACCCTCCTGAGCGGCGTCGAGGCACAAGACTCACTGGAACATCCGGAAATTCCCGActtccgtttcctcgtgTACGACGTTAAAAACGGGGAAGGCTTCCAC CTTCAGAAGGAAGTTATTTACCGGGTCGCACTCGTGATCTCTCTGTTAAACGCCCGCGCGGCGCAACAAGGGAGAATGACAGATGTGCATACGGCCGAAAAGGCGCGCGAGGATCGAGGTCATCCACAGGCGTCTCACATGCTTTGCGCATCCTCGTCCTTTTCACACGCATGCTCTGCACGCTCaacgtttcctttcttccccaTGTGGGTCCTCGTTCTGCCTCCATGGTGTCGGCTAGCGCACTGGCACTTCTCCGAAGAGACAATTACGGCGATGGCCGAAAACTCGTGGCTGAAGCACGTTCGGTGGGGTACGTTCTTTGATTTCCAGGATCTGGGAGAAAGACTCCCTGTGATGGAGTACGAAGACTTTTTGACCTATCAGCTGATGCGTCCAGACCCCTGGGGCGAGCgacgacagaggaaggagaagcagacaacgCCG GTTGAGCTGGATGTCGTCCTTTCGGTGCGCTTTTCGTCCACGCCATCATCCAGGAGCCTCCCGTTCTGTGCCTGTCTGTCTTCCCGCGCTTCGGAGATAGCAGATGAACAAGCACAAACGGACGACGTGTGCTGCAATGTCAACGATCTTCCAGGGTGTCCGCAGATCCACGCCGCCTTGACGCCTGAAGAGCGTCAAAGAGCGCCTgcacagagaggcggcgaccCAAGGGAAGAGATCGACGAACAAACAGGAGAGTTCAACGAAGGGCACAATCCCTCTGGCGATGGTGAACGAGAAAAGCGCAAACcgggacgaagaagcgacacgAGCCGCTCAAGGAAAGAAATACAGGAGGAAGCAAAAGTTTCAGATACGTGGTCAGGAGTCTCCTTATGGCTCGCAGGCTTCTGCGAAACGGTACGGGCACTGGAAATG TGGTGCGCTAGTCTTTACATAGCAGATGCCCCACGCATTGCCGATCTGCTGTGGCGCTCAGTGGCGGAGCGCCCCCCAGGCGCAATTCAGACTGTGTGGTTGAAG TTCGGGGAGAATCTGTTGGTGCCTTGGCCGGATGTGCTGCTGGACGCGCATCTGCTCGACATGCTGCACGTACATCCGAAACTGCGACAAATCGGCGACCTCTTTATCAACAAATTCCTCAGCAATCGGGATAAAACCGAAGCCggcaaaggagagagggcgTCTACAGAAGGTggcacagaaagagacgaaaacctGGCGAAACACGGATACATTGCTGCACATTTGAGAAGAACCGATTTTCTGTATTTGAAGCGTTCAGTGCCGTTGCAAAGGGCAGCGGCGTACCTCGTGAGTAGAATGAAGGAGCACGGGGTTTTCAAG GCGTTCATATGCACGgacggaagcgaagacgagaagcgagaatTGCGAGACGCCGTACGGCGAGTGGGCGACGCTGCTTCGTCGTCACCATACACTGTAGTTTTTTTCGATTTGCCAACAGTTAGACGACTGATGATAAAGACGCTAGAAGCAAGTAGTCACGTCTCAGACGATGGTTCATTCCACGACTTGAAGGCTGTAGAGACACCAGGCTACAGCGGCCCAAACCACATTTCTCTACTTCTACATCCAGGAATAACAGCACTAATTGAAGTGTGGATTGCTGCACGTGCCGCCTATTTCATTGGAACCAAAGATTCGCGTTTTTCACAAGCCATTCGCTGGGAGCGGCACTTGATGGGACACCCGCTCGAATCGAGCTTGGAGGTTTTCTGCGTAGACAGCTCACCTGATCAGACTGGTGGGCAGGCGCAAGGCAAGTGCTTTGCAACAAAAAGTCATGATCCTCCAGAAGGACGCAGTCGAAGTGAGCTCAGGAGGAAATACTGGCCTTCCTTGGACCCCAGTTCGACACTGTAA
- a CDS encoding phosphatidylserine synthase, putative (encoded by transcript TGME49_273540~Predicted trans-membrane domain (TMHMM2.0):201-219:228-251:315-338:347-370:409-432:446-464:476-497:506-529) codes for MQLPSRKESGTPNNAASPGSLKSARTTRASSPSMAECSPRVLVDCGVAPTEQGAHGEHKSLEVSTDNSARKEPRRVLWGSILILSLLLLGFWDQLFPPSQMKDVVRSVHEGAGKPGDVAGSAELPAERCVEGEWKRDKGGESAPGDDPACQKGATQATPRPSEEHAGAAKPTPATPSVFSSLLGDWSSPVSSSPKSANVRRVVLALLILVCMYCFIQARDCSLVLPHPGFWRVVHGMCVVHLIVMVVLLVVDEETGRHALELLFPEIAGKREEIFAGTLVVDCRINASTIHRQLTSVWFVSHVVGWLVKMVILRHWGFCLIYSLCFELGELSFHWLVPELCECWWDSIFIDALLSNVCGMFLGVLFMKLVNLCQYDWLGRYPQDQNVSMSLTPFASEASDWSFYKTPRHLFMSIVLLMICLFSELNVFFLMAALDIPAAHYSNPLRTLYIALLGVAAAAEHYEFTTKRRDRIGRNKWLLIIILFVEWLVCAKYGARRYAAGLPPPDIFVPWIVSSILFSLWCYCYYTTADLRTDSGEGKLLAKSPGGKGAGDESANLAAESKMTKRSAKQCPAASWQDRIKLLILTLPPQACFMPLLYLSKFYFFDYVKIERSQ; via the coding sequence ATGCAACTCCCTTCAAGAAAGGAGTCCGGAACCCCCAACAATGCGGCGTCACCAGGCAGCCTAAAGTCAGCGAGAACCACACGCGCTTCGAGTCCCTCGATGGCCGAGTGTTCGCCTCGAGTGCTTGTCGACTGCGGTGTCGCTCCGACTGAGCAAGGGGCCCATGGTGAGCATAAAAGCTTGGAAGTCTCCACTGACAACTCAGCTCGCAAGGAACCCCGGCGCGTGCTCTGGGGTTCAATTCTCATCCTGAGTTTACTGCTTCTCGGGTTCTGGGACCAGCTGTTTCCGCCTTCCCAGATGAAAGATGTCGTGCGCTCTGTCCACGAAGGCGCCGGGAAACCTGGCGATGTTGCTGGTTCTGCAGAGCTTCCTGCAGAAAGGTGTGTCGAGGGAGAGTGGAAGAGGGACAAGGGGGGAGAGTCTGCACCAGGTGACGACCCCGCGTGCCAAAAAGGCGCCACACAAGCGACGCCTCGTCCATCTGAGGAACACGCGGGAGCGGCGAAACCAACCCCTGCAACTCCTTCCGTGTTTTCTTCACTCCTTGGTGATTGGTCATCTCCCGTTTCCAGCTCTCCAAAGAGCGCGAATGTCAGGCGTGTCGTGCTAGCGCTTCTCATTCTTGTCTGCATGTACTGTTTCATCCAGGCGAGAGACTGCTCACTCGTTCTCCCGCACCCCGGCTTCTGGCGTGTGGTGCACGGCATGTGCGTCGTTCACTTGATTGTCATGGTGGTGCTGCTGGTCGTTGACGAAGAGACGGGAAGACACGCGTTGGAGTTGCTGTTCCCCGAAATcgcaggaaaaagagaggaaattTTTGCGGGGACACTAGTGGTAGACTGCCGAATCAATGCAAGCACGATCCACCGACAGTTGACAAGTGTGTGGTTCGTCTCCCACGTTGTTGGCTGGCTTGTAAAGATGGTCATTCTCCGACACTGGGGGTTTTGTCTCATCTACTCCCTTTGCTTTGAACTAGGCGAACTGTCGTTCCACTGGCTCGTCCCCGAACTCTGCGAATGCTGGTGGGATAGCATCTTTATCGATGCGCTGCTCAGCAACGTTTGCGGCATGTTTCTGGGGGTCCTCTTCATGAAGCTTGTCAACCTGTGCCAGTACGACTGGCTAGGCCGCTACCCGCAGGATCAGAACGTTTCCATGAGTCTGACTCCGTTTGCATCTGAAGCTTCCGACTGGAGCTTCTATAAAACGCCCCGCCATCTGTTCATGTCTATCGTGCTCCTTAtgatctgtctcttttcggAGCTGAACGTCTTCTTTCTTATGGCAGCCCTTGACATCCCTGCTGCGCACTACAGCAACCCTCTGCGTACCTTGTATATCGCTCTCCTAGGAGTtgccgcagctgcagagcaCTATGAATTCACCACGAAGCGCCGCGACAGAATTGGCCGGAACAAGTGGTTACTCATTATCATTCTCTTTGTCGAATGGCTGGTGTGCGCAAAATACGGAGCGCGCCGGTACGCTGCAGGGCTCCCTCCCCCCGACATTTTTGTGCCGTGGATTGTTAGCTCcatcctcttttctctgtggtgTTACTGTTACTATACCACAGCTGACCTCCGCACAGACAGTGGGGAAGGGAAGCTGCTGGCGAAGTCTCCCGGCGGGAAAGGAGCGGGTGACGAGAGCGCAAATCTGGCAGCAGAGTCGAAAATGACAAAGCGGTCAGCTAAGCAGTGTCCAGCGGCTTCCTGGCAGGATCGGATCAAGCTGCTCATTCTAACATTACCCCCTCAGGCATGCTTTATGCCGCTGCTGTATCTCTCGAAATTCTACTTTTTCGACTACGTGAAAATCGAACGAAGTCAGTGA
- a CDS encoding flagellar associated protein (encoded by transcript TGME49_273530), translated as MLKTPVTVKNYEDVDPRLVAKQMARCRYYTLSDLARHSSQYDCWVALFGRVLDLTPLLIQHQNELALPLIAAAGTDISDWFDVETKNPIRYIDPETGIEQPYTPQGRFIHIPPPYPSGEWATTIGTPWWLDEKYVIGRLTKKARKIRIMNLLVQHEVVLEVPSEDTINEIQARYLSENDHAGSYTWKRLMKPLNMEQTLEENGVPDEEVRLRELGIDPDEHIPTLHLYFNDDLSVA; from the coding sequence ATGTTGAAGACACCAGTAACGGTAAAGAACTATGAAGATGTGGATCCTCGTCTGGTCGCCAAACAAATGGCTCGGTGCCGTTACTATACCTTGTCCGACCTCGCGAGGCACAGTTCTCAGTACGATTGTTGGGTGGCCCTCTTCGGTCGTGTTCTAGATTTGACGCCTTTACTTATCCAGCACCAAAATGAGTTAGCTCTTCCTCTGATAGCCGCTGCTGGAACGGACATTTCTGACTGGTTTGACGTCGAAACCAAAAATCCCATTCGATACATTGACCCAGAGACAGGAATCGAGCAGCCCTATACGCCGCAAGGCAGATTCATCCACATCCCACCACCGTACCCCTCCGGCGAATGGGCAACGACAATCGGGACACCCTGGTGGCTCGACGAGAAATACGTGATAGGACGCCTTACGAAGAAAGCACGGAAAATCCGCATCATGAATTTGCTTGTTCAGCATGAAGTGGTTCTTGAGGTGCCATCCGAGGACACGATAAACGAAATACAGGCGAGATATCTCAGCGAGAACGATCATGCCGGCTCGTACACGTGGAAGAGGCTTATGAAACCTTTGAATATGGAGCAAACACTGGAAGAGAACGGCGTACCGGACGAAGAGGTGCGCCTACGAGAGCTCGGCATCGACCCCGACGAGCATATTCCCACTCTTCATTTATACTTCAACGACGACCTATCTGTCGCTTGA
- a CDS encoding PCI domain-containing protein (encoded by transcript TGME49_273520), with protein MVSDSNMANGAAPSQGGLGLIKLMSPYWDSHMSIPVMDWMLSNEMITPEEREQMGQSLLGQAATTPAGRAAVEAEIREIEAKLVNFNNAIEAYKKEQQKRIGGYPDRKTLVDLSEWWMTNSGQSPAPPALELGVDALVPRLAKLYYDIGDYKQSLQQLQYMLTTLYELLAEGTNTQTRMACYWGVCACIILLHHQQQSENKSAASEETEKKEAAQDEELLQTLDHGEDEEGDAARAALAEAAKKAAVETHTAAQCILKLGDILDQVAAASSKKDHQGNPPLPAGLTMSREQQLLNRSWLLHWSVWPLFRYYFLMVHTKQFIPRNQAWSLMLEWVLHEGNLSCVTVVCPHLLRYYAVYAILNRKRKDHFQAVITAIGQGKNRYSDPFTSLLEALFLDFNFDEAQHHIARIGEECDSDFFLQPLKGAINEFARLLIFETYCRIHKCINVDMIAKKVNMSPEAAERWIVNLIRHARLEARIDSEKNRVQMSAAPPNLYQQVIDKTRNLCIRSNLILQNIARPAGFTGREGDDVVTSRTNRQRGGRGRQWVQGGEGDGFYRGEGGRGGRGGRGDRGHMGDGRRDPMAAVAASMASRRQDDTAFAA; from the exons ATGGTGTCGGACTCAAACATGGCAAACGGCGCTGCCCCCTCTCAGGGCGGCTTGGGCCTCATCAAGCTCATGTCCCCTTACTGGGACTCCCACATGTCGATCCCTGTGATGGACTGGATGTTGTCCAACGAG ATGATCACACCGGAAGAACGCGAGCAAATGGGACAGAGTCTTCTCGGACAGGCTGCCACAACTCCTGCGGGGCGCGCCGCCGTCGAGGCAGAAATTCGGGAAATCGAAGCGAAACTGGTGAATTTCAACAATGCCATTGAGGCCTACaagaaggagcagcagaagcgcATAGGCGGCTACCCCGATCGCAAGACACTCGTCGATCTCAGCGAGTGGTGGATGACG AACTCGGGGCAGTCGCCAGCTCCGCCTGCTCTCGAGTTGGGCGTCGACGCTCTCGTTCCGCGTCTGGCGAAACTTTACTACGACATCGGCGACTACAAACAgtcgctgcagcagctgcagtaCATGCTGACCACCCTCTACGAGCTCCTTGCTGAAG GGACGAACACCCAGACGCGTATGGCGTGCTACTGGGGTGTTTGCGCGTGCATTATTCTGCTGCACCACCAGCagcagagcgagaacaagTCGGCAGcgtccgaggagacagaaaagaaggaagctgctcaagacgaagaactgcTGCAGACTCTCGACCAtggcgaggacgaggagggagaTGCAGCGAGGGCAGCGCTGGCAGAAGCGGCGAAGAAAGCCGctgtggagacacacactgCAGCTCAGTGCATTTTGAAGCTCGGCGATATTCTAGACCAAGTGGCTGCTGCCTCCAGCAAAAAAGATCACCAGGGCAACCCGCCGCTGCCTGCCGGTCTGACCATGTCCagagagcagcagctgctcaACCGATCGTGGCTTCTCCACTGGAGTGTCTGGCCGCTCTTCCGATACTATTTCTTAATGGTCCACACCAAACAATTCATTCCCAGAAACCAGGCTTGGAGTCTCATGCTCGAGTGGGTCCTCCACGAAGG AAACCTGTCCTGCGTCACAGTCGTGTGTCCGCATCTTCTGCGATATTACGCCGTCTACGCGATTCTGAATCGCAAGAGAAAAGATCATTTCCAAGCTGTCATTACA GCGATAGGCCAGGGCAAGAACCGCTACAGTGACCCCTTCACTTCTCTCTTGGAGGCTCTTTTCCTTGACTTCAACTTCGACGAGGCTCAGCACCACATCGCTCGAATTGGAGAG GAATGTGACTCggacttctttcttcagccTCTCAAGGGAGCGATCAACGAATTCGCACGCTTGTTGATCTTCGAGACCTACTGCCGTATTCACAAGTGCATCAACGTCGA CATGATTGCCAAGAAGGTGAACATGTCCCCTGAGGCTGCTGAGCGGTGGATTGTGAATCTCATCCGGCACGCTCGTCTTG aGGCACGCatcgacagcgagaagaaccgCGTCCAGATGTCCGCTGCGCCTCCGAACCTGTACCAGCAAGTCATCGACAAAACGCGAAATCTTTGCATTCGCTCAAACTTGATTCTTCAGAACATTGCCAGGCCTGCAGGCTTCACTggccgagaaggcgacgacgtcGTCACGTCAAGAA CAaatagacagagaggaggccgAGGACGCCAGTGGGTCCaaggaggcgaaggggaCGGTTTTTATCGCggtgaaggaggaagaggaggcagaggcgggcgaggagacaggggacaCATGGGAGATGGGAGGAGAGACCCGATGGCAGCGGTGGCTGCGTCCATGGCTAGCCGACGACAGGACGACACTGCCTTTGCG GCGTAA
- a CDS encoding hypothetical protein (encoded by transcript TGME49_273510~Predicted trans-membrane domain (TMHMM2.0):485-508:528-551:570-593) gives MIREFSSGGQHHDPRFSDSSSAFFSMGGNEDLSEGSAFLLEKTAGNEGPKTLDKESQADGTDRPDAHEGLSHSHENKTPNHADDERKQAEAQMEATVHAKQHVTEHEDISDAKTPATDTLREISAASEILTQPDTHRSNNGSCPMAEPEEQKRNTVTAEEIPNDQNVTGIQKRRPAKAALRHLSRTISRTSSSVRGIRRSIGKKSEQVNKLWNFVLSQAMGISSLCGLLSVLFLSLAVISCSWRSHEFQFEDRNGNNTISVFCSLDSVRRIHQLKRFNETGTLYLLDKPRKYADLIDSPYCLEDPDGAQNSTHSLPLSPSKETDDYPPEQIVENQTIGSEPSSRRLAVGADQDAREAAKLMEGVEEYADLDDGHKYPQRQDGDSVLPAGNSISSNATFPVKDADSDSVDLERVSPRMDSLKTKKESEGLFLSDWALAPFQVIFGRDPAASGNMTDDMARVRRTLLGPAVYELNCRYLPELKKAGEAFWSLVIPAFVFAAIGLLCSWLCTTWGRMLTGGLIHPSFTLKMLGTLSWIVSLVLLVAGLGAWGTTSDVAACVSAAGGSTVCKLGISSGIAVIALALNLLATIWFCVHFTDRHITDLKLEASQETGESSAYERELASRQGAERDLEAGKRAEHRHASEDRHIPKIVVGNAEELEAFSSDASNNGHQRQGSGNHLRNLVRQITQLASTLLLKLVPPVIIAFTPASLQPAAPQAAAIIASTISEAVLDLSERI, from the exons ATGATTCGTGAGTTTTCGTCTGGTGGTCAGCATCACGATCCACGTTTCAGTGACAGTTCGTCGGCGTTTTTCTCAATGggcggaaacgaagactTGAGTGAGGGATCGGCCTTCCTGCTCGAAAAAACAGCAGGAAATGAAGGGCCGAAAACCCTTGACAAGGAGTCACAGGCCGATGGAACCGATCGTCCAGATGCACACGAAGGCCTGTCTCACTCGCATGAGAACAAGACACCAAATCACGCTGATGACGAACGTAAACAGGCAGAGGCTCAAATGGAGGCCACAGTTCACGCGAAGCAGCATGTCACAGAACACGAAGACATCTCGGATGCGAAAACCCCGGCAACCGACACACTGAGAGAAATTTCAGCAGCTTCGGAAATCCTTACGCAGCCCGATACCCACCGAAGCAACAATGGAAGCTGTCCCATGGCGGAACCCGAAGAAcaaaaacgaaacacagTGACAGCCGAGGAAATTCCGAATGATCAGAACGTCACTGGGATACAGAAAAGACGCCCTGCAAAAGCTGCATTGAGGCACCTGTCACGAACAATATCTCGAACCTCGTCTTCAGTCCGAGGCATTCGCAGAAGCAtaggaaagaagagcgaacaaGTGAACAAATTATGGAATTTCGTGCTCAGTCAGGCAATGGGcatttcttcgctctgcggTCTTCTCTCAGTACTGTTCCTGTCGCTTGCGGTTATTTCGTGTTCATGGAGATCCCACGAATTCCAGTTCGAAGATCGCAATGGCAACAACACAATCTCCGTGTTCTGCAGCCTTGACAGCGTTCGCCGCATTCACCAGCTGAAACGGTTCAACGAAACGGGAACACTGTACCTGCTAGATAAGCCAAGGAAGTATGCGGATCTCATCGACAGCCCGTATTGCTTGGAAGACCCAGACGGTGCTCAAAACAGCACGCActctcttcctctatctCCTTCGAAGGAAACTGATGACTATCCACCAGAACAGATTGTGGAGAATCAAACTATAGGTTCTGAACCCTCTTCTCGTCGACTGGCTGTCGGTGCAGACCAAGATGCTCGTGAAGCTGCTAAGCTTATGGAAGGCGTCGAAGAATATGCCGATTTGGACGATGGCCACAAGTATCCCCAGCGACAGGATGGAGACTCCGTTTTGCCTGCTGGGAACAGCATTTCGAGCAACGCCACATTCCCTGTGAAAGACGCTGACAGCGATAGTGTTGATCTTGAAAGAGTGTCACCCAGGATGGACTCTCTCAAAACTaaaaaggaaagcgaggGACTCTTTCTGAGCGACTGGGCTCTAGCACCATTTCAGGTCATTTTTGGACGAGATCCTGCTGCCTCAGGGAACATGACAGACGACATGGCTCGCGTTCGTCGAACCCTTTTGGGTCCGGCAGTGTATGAGCTCAACTGTCGCTATTTACcggagctgaagaaggccgGTGAAGCATTTTGGTCGTTGGTCATCcctgccttcgtcttcgcagCCATTGGCCTCTTGTGCAGTTGGTTATGCACCACCTGGGGTCGAATGCTGACAGGCGGCTTGATTCACCCATCATTCACATTGAAAATGCTCGGAACGCTTTCTTGGATTGTATCGCTTGTTTTATTGGTTGCTGGTCTGGGAGCTTGGGGAACCACTTCCGATGTTGCCGCTTGTGTTAGCGCCGCTGGAGGTTCAACAGTCTGCAAACTCGGCATTTCTAGTGGTATCGCGGTGATTGCGTTGGCGCTGAACTTGCTGGCAACCATTTGGTTTTGTGTCCATTTCACCGACCGTCACATCACGGATTTAAAGCTTGAGGCGTCACAAGAGACTGGTGAATCATCTGCCTACGAGAGAGAGCTCGCCTCACGTCAAGGTGCTGAACGTGATCTGGAAGCCGGCAAACGCGCCGAGCACCGCCACGCCTCTGAAGACCGCCACATTCCGAAAATCGTTGTTGGCAACGCAGAAGAGTTGGAGGCATTCAGTTCTGACGCCAGCAACAACGGTCACCAACGACAAGGATCCGGCAACCATCTACGGAACC TTGTCCGCCAGATTACTCAGTTAGCGAGTACCTTATTGCTGAAGCTCGTACCTCCCGTCATCATTGCCTTCACACCCGCAAGTCTTCAGCCCGCCGCGCCGCAGGCAGCTGCAATCATCGCGTCAACGATTTCAGAAGCAGTCTTGGACTTGTCCGAGAGAATCTAG